A genomic window from Thunnus thynnus chromosome 12, fThuThy2.1, whole genome shotgun sequence includes:
- the ankrd45 gene encoding ankyrin repeat domain-containing protein 45, translated as MQAGLVDKTSVCVMTSIQEEIFKYVLSGDLEAIKQCFERETVTEESQEEFDLFGKKDEAGRNALLAACMLGSSAIVSELLNNGAQVNEQTVRGYSSLHLAACWGHLETVRTLLEQGADTQAKTFRGERPVDLARRYSKTDCADCLILAEAEKDLMSFVAFVKDMISDPERSLTKEEKNICTRTCSAKSEWIQSVKNATVSDFMAQRKDMEDTLQPILSKLSAQSAGKI; from the exons ATGCAGGCCGGACTGGTAGATAAAACAAGTGTGTGCGTAATGACATCGATACAGGAAGAAATCTTTAAATATGTGTTGTCTGGGGACTTGGAGGCCATTAAGCAGTGTTTTGAACGTGAGACTGTTACAGAAGAGTCGCAGGAAGAATTTGACTTGTTCGGAAAGAAGGACGAGGCTGGGAGAAATGCTCTGTTAGCTGCCTGCATGCTGGGCAGCAGCGCCATCGTCTCTGAACTGCTCAATAACGGAGCTCAGGTCAATGAGCAGACTGTCAGAG GTTATTCATCACTGCACCTTGCTGCTTGTTGGGGTCACCTGGAGACAGTGAGGACTCTGCTTGAACAGGGAGCAGATACACAGGCCAAGACCTTCAGAGGGGAGAGACCTGTAGACCTGGCCAGGAGGTACTCCAAGACAGACTGTGCTGACTGTCTCATCCTGGCAG AGGCTGAAAAGGACTTGATGTCATTTGTAGCCTTTGTTAAAGACATGATTTCTGATCCAGAGAGGAGCCTCACAAAGGAGGAAAAG AACATCTGTACACGAACATGCTCTGCTAAGTCTGAATGGATCCAAAGTGTCAAAAACGCAACAGTCTCAGATTTCATGGCCCAAAGGAAAGACATGGAGGACACTCTGCAGCCTATTCTCAGCAAACTATCAGCTCAGT cagcaggaaagaTCTAA